The following coding sequences lie in one Asterias amurensis chromosome 18, ASM3211899v1 genomic window:
- the LOC139950467 gene encoding caprin-2-like, with amino-acid sequence MGLNGLIGEPGAKGDHGLKGEQGVGLQGRKGFRGLPGINGLRGEKGEHGATGHTGKAGECSTRRSAFTAMSKTNFSPTSSWDPLPFEELLFSEEGVDFNLNNGTFTCYVPGIYVFMFSAQKTTHESQLFVQLRKNSDGLATGWAPDVAKYHQVSGSTVVPMSYGDQVYLAVHGHVYGGTYKYYTYFNGFMLYEI; translated from the coding sequence ATGGGGTTAAATGGACTGATTGGTGAGCCAGGAGCTAAAGGGGATCATGGACTTAAGGGGGAGCAAGGAGTCGGTCTACAGGGGAGAAAGGGGTTTCGCGGTCTGCCTGGGATAAATGGTTTAAGGGGAGAGAAAGGTGAACATGGAGCAACTGGACATACCGGtaaagcaggtgaatgtagtACGCGACGGTCCGCCTTCACTGCAATGAGTAAAACTAACTTCAGCCCTACATCCAGCTGGGATCCTCTTCCCTTTGAGGAGTTGttgttttcagaggaaggggTTGATTTCAACTTAAATAATGGCACATTTACTTGTTATGTGCCTGGGATATACGTCTTTATGTTCTCAGCACAGAAAACAACACATGAGTCTCAACTTTTTGTTCAGCTGAGGAAGAATAGTGACGGCCTTGCTACAGGATGGGCACCCGACGTTGCAAAATATCACCAAGTGAGCGGCAGTACGGTGGTTCCCATGAGCTATGGAGATCAAGTTTACTTAGCTGTACACGGTCATGTGTATGGTGGCACTTACAAGTACTACACGTATTTTAATGGTTTCATGTTGTATgaaatctaa